Proteins found in one Fodinicurvata sp. EGI_FJ10296 genomic segment:
- a CDS encoding gamma-glutamylcyclotransferase yields the protein MRRPAARHRSAALQREAAEPESQKAIGPTAELCYQPSMIADDAALSDPPPSDTGLPPSPFGTHQIPHRSGEPVWVFGYGSLMWNPGFRFVDRRDATLYGYHRRFCVYSFRYRGTPEAPGLVLGLDRGGSCRGVAFKIAPEDKPLALQYLWDREMVNGVYRPTEVRLRITSAPDWNHEHSVIDASTFVVDRDHQQYCPELSPDTAATLIATRRGQNGPNADYLLNTVAHLTAAGITNTALHRLAARVTAISTELDTHSD from the coding sequence ATGCGCAGGCCAGCCGCCCGACACCGGTCCGCCGCATTGCAGCGCGAAGCGGCGGAGCCGGAATCGCAAAAAGCCATCGGACCGACTGCCGAGCTGTGCTATCAACCGAGCATGATTGCCGACGACGCAGCACTTTCCGATCCGCCACCCTCAGATACGGGTCTGCCGCCTTCTCCATTTGGCACACACCAGATACCTCATCGTTCCGGTGAACCCGTCTGGGTGTTCGGTTACGGATCCCTTATGTGGAATCCGGGATTTCGCTTCGTCGACCGCCGCGACGCCACCTTGTACGGCTACCACCGGCGCTTCTGCGTCTACTCTTTTCGCTATCGTGGTACGCCGGAAGCTCCCGGCCTCGTTCTGGGGCTCGACCGCGGCGGATCATGCCGCGGCGTAGCCTTCAAGATCGCGCCGGAGGACAAACCGCTGGCCCTGCAATATCTCTGGGACCGGGAAATGGTGAACGGCGTTTATCGCCCGACCGAAGTCCGGCTGCGGATCACTTCGGCACCAGACTGGAATCATGAACACAGCGTCATCGATGCATCCACCTTCGTGGTCGATCGCGATCATCAACAGTATTGTCCCGAACTTTCTCCGGACACGGCCGCAACGCTCATCGCAACCCGCCGCGGACAGAACGGCCCCAATGCCGACTACCTCCTCAACACGGTTGCCCATCTGACGGCGGCGGGGATAACCAACACGGCATTGCATCGGCTGGCCGCGCGCGTCACGGCGATCTCGACCGAACTCGACACGCATTCCGATTAA